The following proteins are co-located in the Solanum pennellii chromosome 1, SPENNV200 genome:
- the LOC107026815 gene encoding auxin-responsive protein SAUR20-like, with protein MAILRMIKKSSATRDIPKGHFAVYVGEMQKKRFVIPISFLREPLFQDLLSQSEEEFGFDHPMGGVTIPCSEDLFIDVTSRLRK; from the coding sequence ATGGCTATTCTTCGTATGATCAAGAAGTCTTCCGCAACCAGAGATATTCCCAAGGGCCATTTTGCTGTGTATGTTGGGGAGATGCAGAAAAAGAGATTTGTGATCCCGATATCATTCTTGAGGGAACCTTTATTTCAAGACTTGCTTAGTCAATCTGAGGAAGAATTTGGCTTCGACCATCCAATGGGTGGTGTGACTATTCCCTGCAGTGAAGATTTGTTCATCGATGTCACATCTCGATTGAGGAAGTGA
- the LOC107026760 gene encoding auxin-induced protein 15A-like, whose translation MAIRMPRIIKKSSTAGDVPKGHFAVYVGEKQKKRFVIPISFLSQPLFQDLLNQAEEEFGFNHPMGGVTIPCSQDVFIDLTSRLSRI comes from the coding sequence ATGGCTATACGTATGCCTCGTATAATCAAGAAGTCTTCTACTGCTGGAGATGTTCCTAAAGGCCACTTTGCTGTTTATGTTGGGGAAAagcagaagaagagatttgtGATCCCTATATCATTCTTGAGCCAACCTTTATTTCAAGATTTACTTAACCAAGCAGAGGAAGAATTTGGCTTTAATCATCCAATGGGTGGTGTCACAATTCCCTGCAGCCAGGATGTGTTCATTGATCTCACTTCTCGCTTGAGTAGGATCTGA
- the LOC107026769 gene encoding auxin-induced protein 15A-like, which yields MAIHMPRIIKKSSTTGDVPKGHFAVYVGEKQKKRFVIPISFLSQPLFQCLLSQAEEEFGFVHPMGGVTIPCSEDVFIDLTSRLNRN from the coding sequence ATGGCTATCCATATGCCTCGTATAATCAAGAAGTCTTCCACAACCGGAGATGTTCCTAAAGGCCACTTTGCTGTTTATGTTGGGGAAAagcagaagaagagatttgtAATCCCCATTTCATTCTTGAGCCAACCTTTATTTCAATGCTTGCTTAGTCAAGCGGAGGAAGAATTTGGCTTCGTTCATCCAATGGGCGGTGTAACAATACCCTGCAGTGAAGATGTGTTCATTGATCTTACTTCTCGCTTGAATAGGAACTGA
- the LOC107026789 gene encoding auxin-induced protein 15A-like, producing the protein MAILRMIKKSSATRDIPKGHFAVYVGEMQKKRFVIPISFLSEPLFQDLLSQAEDEFGFEHPMGGVTIPCSEDLFMDLTSRLRK; encoded by the coding sequence ATGGCTATTCTCCGTATGATCAAGAAGTCTTCTGCAACTAGAGATATTCCCAAGGGCCATTTTGCTGTGTATGTTGGAGAGATGCAGAAAAAGAGATTTGTAATTCCAATATCATTCTTGAGCGAACCTTTGTTTCAAGACTTGCTTAGTCAAGCCGAGGATGAATTCGGCTTCGAACATCCAATGGGCGGTGTTACTATTCCCTGCAGTGAGGATTTGTTCATGGATCTCACATCTCGATTGAGGAAGTGA